From the genome of Primulina eburnea isolate SZY01 chromosome 12, ASM2296580v1, whole genome shotgun sequence, one region includes:
- the LOC140806677 gene encoding uncharacterized protein, translated as MATRGRGRGRPRQDVPVAQDQGSATHTQMDITPTPMEILLARFQSLHPPMLKGTENALECENWLENIDQLFESLEYPDDRRIKLVVHQLLDVAKSWWIMTKKALEGRGTTVTWDMFKSEFYQRFFPTSYRKDRGAEFANLKQGNLNIEDYVAKFSNLLRFAPHVASDEEAKADHFINGLNPDIFTLVNTGRPNTFAEALDRAKGAETGIIRQRGSQYSQRPQQPQFRQQFRQGNTGSNSGNIREQFRARGKQFKRHGSNFSSSSGSRQSGSVQSTGYSGPTCGQCGGRHYTDQCRGVSGACHLCNQVGHYARVCPNRGSDMSQSVGSSRQTPHQNRQTPSVHSYQQSNRSDQNKQSGNHRVGQPPRQQAQVFALTEDEAHNAPDHVIADIQIVSEFSDVFPDEIPGFPPIREVEFNIELMPSTQPISRAPYRMAPIELKELKEQLDDLLAKGYIRPSVSPCGAPVLFVKKKDGSMRLCVDYRLLNKATVKNKFIEGFSQIARPITQLTQKNAPFIWSQACEASFVELKKRLTTAPVLTIPSGVGGFTVHTDASHQGLGCVLMQHGRVVAYASRQLKPHESRYPVHDLELAAVILRDAHCSKFSVHPGSKKMYNDLKKQFWWKRMKSDIAEFASRCLNCQQVKAERKRPGGLLHSLKVPEWKWDPITMDFVTKLPRTSRGCDAIWVIVDRLTKSSCFIPYQMTYRHDQMAKLLALPPALSGVHDVFHVSMLRKYHPDPSHVLPPDEVELDQNLSYIERPIQILDRKDKQLRNKLIPLIKVQWNRHGVEEATWELEDKM; from the exons ATGGCTACTCGTGGTAGAGGTCGTGGTAGACCTAGACAGGACGTACCGGTGGCACAAGATCAGGGCAGTGCTACTCATACCCAGATGGATATAACTCCAACTCCGATGGAGATACTGTTAGCCAGATTTCAGTCTTTGCACCCACCGATGTTGAAGGGTACAGAGAATGCATTAGAGTGTGAGAACTGGTTGGAGAATATTGATCAATTATTTGAATCTCTTGAGTATCCCGATGATCGTAGAATCAAATTAGTTGTTCATCAGTTATTGGATGTGGCTAAGAGTTGGTGGATAATGACCAAGAAAGCTTTAGAGGGTCGAGGTACGACTGTTACCTGGGATATGtttaaatctgaattttatcagcgtttcttcccTACCTCTTACAGGAAAGAtaggggagccgagtttgcaaatttaAAGCAGGGAAATCTGAATATTGAGGACTATGTTGCTAAGTTCTCGAATTTACTGAGATTTGCTCCCCATGTAGCATCTGATGAAGAAGCTAAGGCTGATCACTTTATAAATGGTCTTAATCCTGATATCTTTACCCTGGTTAATACTGGAAGGCCTAACACTTTTGCTGAGGCTCTTgatagagccaagggagctgaaacCGGAATCATTAGGCAGAGAGGTTCTCAGTATTCGCAACGACCCCAACAGCCACAGTTTCGACAGCAGTTCAGACAGGGTAATACTGGCAGTAACAGTGGCAACATAAGAGAGCAGTTTCGGGCTAGAGGCAAGCAATTTAAGAGGCATGGTAGTAATTTttcgagttctagtggatcgagacagtctggttcagttcagagcACTGGTTATTCAGGTCCAACTTGTGGTCAGTGTGGTGGTAGACATTATACCGATCAGTGTAGAGGAGTCTCGGGAGCTTGCCATTTGTGTAACCAGGTGGGACActatgctcgagtgtgtcctaaCCGTGGCAGTGATATGTCTCAGAGTGTGGGATCATCGAGACAGACACCTCACCAGAATCGTCAGACCCCTTCAGTTCATTCCTATCAGCAGTCAAACCGGTCGGATCAGAACAAACAGAGTGGTAACCACAGAGTAGGACAACCACctagacaacaggctcaagtttTTGCACTCACTGAGGATGAGGCACATAATGCTCCAGAtcatgtcattgcag ATATTCAAattgttagtgaattttcagatgtatttcccgatgaaatTCCAGGATTTCCTCCAATCCGAGAGGTTGAGTtcaacattgagttgatgccaagTACACAacctatttctagagctccttataggaTGGCACCAATTGAATTAAAAGAACTAAAGGAACAACTTGATGATCTATTGGCCAAAGGATATATAAGaccaagtgtttcaccttgcGGTGCTCCGGTTTTattcgtgaagaagaaagatgggtctatgAGGCTTTGTGTCGATTATAGACTGTTGAATAAAGCCacagtaaagaataa atttattgaaggattctCACAGATTGCGAGGCCAATTACCCagctgacacaaaagaatgcaccatttattTGGTCGCAAGCATGTGAGGCTAGTTTTGTTGAACTTAAGAAGAGATTGACTACTGCTCCAGTTCTGACTATTCCATCAGGTGTAGGAGGATTTACAGTGCACACTGATGCTTCACATCAAGGACTGGGTTGTGTATTAATGCAGCATGGCCGTGTGGTTGCATATGCTTcacgacagttgaagccacatgagtctAGATACCCGGTGCATGACTTGGAATTAGCAGCAGTG ATTTTGCGTGATGCTCATTGCAGTAAGTTCAGTGTACACCCTGGAAgtaaaaagatgtacaatgatttgaagaaacaattttggtggaaaagaATGAAATCTGACATAGCAGAATTTGCATCTCGTTGTTTGAATTGTCAacaagtgaaagcagaaagaaagcgaCCAGGAGGTCTTTTGCATAGCCTTAAagttccagaatggaagtgggatcctattaccatggactttgtcacGAAATTGCCGAGGACGTCGAGAGGTtgcgatgcaatttgggttattgttgacaGATTAACTAAGTCTTCGTGTTTCATTCCTTATCAGATGACATAtaggcatgatcagatggccaaaTT ATTAGCTCTTCCTCCTGCATTATCAGGtgttcatgatgtttttcatgtgtccaTGTTGAGAAAATATCATCCAGATCCTTCTCATGTACTTCCACCCGATGAGGTTGAGTTAGATCAGAATTTGAGCTACATTGAGAGACCGATTCAAATTCTAGACAGAAAAGATAAGCAACTCAGAAATAAATTGATACCGTTGATTAAAGTACAGTGGAACAGACATGGTGTCGAAGAGGCAACTTGGGAATTAGAAGATAAAATGTGA